The following proteins come from a genomic window of Gimesia chilikensis:
- a CDS encoding ATP-binding protein, with protein MADKKLTVVISQAQGKNPAKRELEETLAATLLMEPEIEVSLVPHLYDLSADHTGTLFLQALRGDLVILSWLYPRACHWILDRQGVRGKEGHVLLREEVDEDEEEEQKQNAPFENPERNKTIPDRHIYSIDLRVSSKPEDYVQEIKRIAGESQVQTVPLMDMLQSAPQPAQLEKYLKPLDIINADKNNGAETTEDVKLEPTKRRWYPVIDYGLCTNCMECIDFCLFGVYGVDQGGQILVEEQDSCKKGCPACSRVCPENAIIFPGHKTPGIAGADGEVAGLKIDLSKLFGAPDALEMAARERDAELVADGRDAVGMGVGLRKSSKVSKATDEELEDLMDNLDALDI; from the coding sequence ATGGCTGACAAAAAATTAACAGTGGTGATCTCTCAGGCTCAGGGGAAAAATCCCGCCAAACGTGAGCTCGAAGAGACTCTCGCCGCCACACTGTTGATGGAACCCGAGATCGAAGTCTCGCTGGTTCCCCATCTCTACGATCTTTCCGCCGACCATACCGGCACCCTCTTCCTGCAGGCACTGCGGGGGGATCTGGTGATCCTCTCCTGGCTGTATCCCCGTGCCTGTCACTGGATCCTGGATCGCCAGGGAGTCCGCGGCAAGGAAGGGCACGTCCTGCTCAGAGAAGAAGTGGACGAAGACGAAGAAGAGGAACAGAAGCAGAACGCACCTTTCGAAAATCCCGAACGCAACAAAACAATCCCCGATCGACACATCTACTCGATCGACCTCCGCGTGAGTTCAAAGCCGGAAGACTACGTCCAGGAAATCAAACGTATCGCCGGCGAATCCCAGGTGCAGACCGTCCCCTTGATGGACATGCTGCAGTCCGCCCCTCAGCCGGCACAACTGGAAAAGTATCTCAAACCGCTGGACATCATCAACGCCGACAAAAACAACGGCGCGGAAACAACAGAAGACGTCAAACTGGAACCGACCAAACGCCGCTGGTATCCGGTCATCGATTACGGCCTCTGCACGAACTGTATGGAGTGCATCGACTTCTGCCTGTTTGGCGTTTACGGCGTCGACCAGGGGGGACAGATCCTGGTTGAAGAGCAGGACAGCTGCAAAAAGGGATGTCCGGCCTGCAGTCGTGTCTGTCCCGAGAATGCGATTATCTTCCCCGGTCATAAAACGCCGGGCATCGCCGGCGCGGATGGTGAAGTCGCTGGCCTGAAAATTGATCTTTCCAAACTGTTTGGGGCCCCTGATGCACTCGAGATGGCGGCCCGGGAACGTGATGCAGAACTGGTGGCGGACGGACGCGATGCCGTGGGCATGGGAGTCGGCCTCCGCAAGTCTTCCAAAGTCTCCAAGGCCACCGATGAAGAGCTGGAGGACTTGATGGACAACCTGGATGCACTCGATATTTAA
- a CDS encoding glycine cleavage system protein H has protein sequence MPDDLVFMMGNFEARIPQDRVYSKSHLWLLPQEDHYRVGFTAYSVRLLQDVYFLDWFIDPFTVVREKQKIGEIESSKALSDLFSPSEGKILEFNEALLNDPSAINQSDNYDKGWLFEMESDAQWLTPPEYLQLLDSVWEQTQRIIKGQLN, from the coding sequence ATGCCTGACGATCTTGTCTTTATGATGGGGAATTTCGAGGCCCGAATTCCTCAGGACCGTGTTTATAGTAAGTCACACCTGTGGTTACTGCCGCAGGAGGACCATTACCGCGTCGGATTTACGGCTTACTCGGTTCGGTTGTTGCAGGATGTCTATTTCCTGGACTGGTTTATCGATCCGTTTACTGTGGTGCGGGAAAAGCAGAAAATCGGGGAGATCGAAAGTTCCAAGGCACTGTCTGACCTGTTTTCCCCCTCGGAAGGCAAGATCCTGGAATTTAACGAAGCACTGTTGAACGATCCCTCGGCCATCAATCAGTCAGACAATTACGACAAAGGCTGGCTGTTTGAGATGGAGTCAGATGCCCAGTGGTTGACCCCACCCGAGTATCTGCAACTATTAGACAGTGTGTGGGAACAGACACAGCGGATCATCAAAGGACAACTCAACTGA
- a CDS encoding carboxypeptidase-like regulatory domain-containing protein, with the protein MIPFCRLTMTGSLLLTLLIAVGCGGKQEDLPETVAVSGMVTYKGAPVPEATIMLYPVEGRKPASGRTDADGKFTLTTFNKDDGALPGEHQVTVNAFQSTPEGVSMKSSIPIKYSNPSSSPLKVTVAEGDADLKLELSD; encoded by the coding sequence ATGATTCCGTTTTGCCGCCTGACCATGACAGGCTCTTTGTTGCTGACTTTGCTGATCGCGGTCGGCTGTGGTGGGAAACAGGAAGACCTGCCGGAAACCGTCGCGGTTTCCGGGATGGTGACCTACAAGGGAGCACCCGTTCCCGAAGCCACGATCATGCTCTACCCGGTTGAGGGACGTAAGCCGGCTTCGGGTCGAACGGATGCGGATGGAAAGTTCACGCTGACCACGTTCAATAAAGACGATGGTGCCCTGCCTGGCGAACATCAGGTGACGGTGAATGCTTTTCAGTCGACGCCTGAGGGGGTTTCCATGAAAAGTTCCATCCCGATCAAGTATTCGAACCCGAGCAGTTCGCCTTTGAAGGTGACTGTTGCTGAAGGGGATGCGGATCTGAAGCTGGAACTATCGGATTGA
- a CDS encoding DUF1559 domain-containing protein, which yields MQSNVLKRRGFTLIELLVVIAIIAILIALLLPAVQQAREAARRSQCKNNLKQMGLATHNYHDAHGVFPISHGDTGNSFGWRSMILPYIDQAPLYNQINFSGNIVDAGNLTVAQTPLAVYRCPSDPTPDRVSGGNLVWSNWCFPASCPSSSRNNIAVTTYKGVDGRGYDQTASASPIPQGMFDRRMGLRASGGGGSIVTPNRTMKMRDVLDGTSNVLFVGENSPGFHAWSSWAAWHSPMTTAYPINHPFRVWPSAQTRISSGAHGWIDGFASSSYHVGGAHFMMVDGSVHFFSENMDFQTYQQLGNPQDGLPTGGFTY from the coding sequence ATGCAAAGCAACGTCTTGAAACGTCGTGGATTCACTCTGATTGAACTGCTTGTGGTCATCGCGATTATCGCGATCCTGATCGCCCTGCTACTGCCGGCGGTCCAGCAGGCACGCGAAGCGGCCCGCCGCAGTCAGTGTAAAAACAATCTCAAGCAGATGGGACTGGCGACTCACAATTATCACGATGCCCATGGTGTCTTCCCCATCAGTCACGGGGATACCGGCAATTCGTTCGGCTGGCGATCGATGATTCTGCCCTATATCGATCAGGCGCCGCTCTACAACCAGATTAATTTCAGCGGGAACATTGTCGATGCGGGTAACCTGACCGTGGCCCAGACTCCCCTGGCCGTCTACCGTTGTCCCAGCGATCCGACGCCAGATCGCGTGAGTGGAGGCAACCTGGTCTGGTCAAACTGGTGCTTTCCCGCAAGTTGTCCTTCCAGTTCCCGGAATAACATTGCCGTCACCACTTATAAAGGGGTTGACGGACGAGGCTATGACCAGACGGCGAGCGCGTCACCCATTCCCCAGGGGATGTTCGACCGCCGCATGGGACTGCGGGCCAGTGGTGGCGGGGGTTCGATTGTGACTCCCAACCGGACGATGAAAATGCGTGACGTGCTGGACGGCACTTCGAACGTGCTGTTTGTGGGCGAAAACTCTCCTGGCTTTCATGCCTGGTCTTCCTGGGCGGCCTGGCATTCTCCGATGACCACCGCCTATCCGATCAATCATCCGTTTCGCGTCTGGCCGAGTGCTCAGACCCGCATCAGTTCGGGAGCTCATGGCTGGATCGACGGCTTTGCCTCTTCCAGTTATCACGTCGGCGGTGCGCACTTCATGATGGTGGATGGAAGCGTGCATTTCTTCAGTGAAAACATGGACTTCCAGACGTATCAGCAGCTGGGGAATCCGCAAGACGGTTTGCCTACAGGCGGGTTCACTTACTGA
- a CDS encoding GntR family transcriptional regulator, producing MFSAHDVLDTTTPTGLSEADATRTKYERIGEHLKRQIREGQILPGTALPSEQQLASLFDSARSTVRQAMGLLEREGLVSRVQGKGTFVSDQARQRLSCGLDILALVIPEVLSGFYPSLQHSFEESASQTQNQMLVCCTRNNVDKQGNVILQLIDNQVGGVAIVPASTPPTPGYQIRQLQKAGIPVVLCHRPVEGITAPLLGLPFREIGRLAGDALVEQGHRRCGFFAPHRTRTTDLYLEGFQQALADVGCTLAEEHSYFGAPGVIDMQELDAEIASTLQQMLERPDRPTAIFTSFDSMAERIYLHLTKMGLRMPEDISLIGVGDQVRHSVLQQQIASVTVDETRLGHRAAELLNQMRTGGMAIETTLTEVMPVEVYQGTTLGPVNTNV from the coding sequence TTGTTCTCCGCGCATGACGTCTTAGACACGACAACTCCCACCGGGCTCTCAGAAGCAGATGCCACGCGGACCAAGTACGAGCGGATCGGGGAACATCTCAAGCGACAGATACGGGAAGGCCAGATTCTGCCCGGAACGGCCCTGCCTTCTGAACAACAGTTAGCCAGCCTGTTCGACAGCGCGCGGAGCACGGTGCGACAGGCAATGGGGCTGCTGGAACGCGAGGGCCTGGTGAGCCGGGTCCAGGGCAAAGGAACCTTTGTCAGTGACCAGGCCCGTCAACGACTCTCCTGCGGACTGGACATTCTGGCGCTGGTGATTCCCGAAGTCCTGTCCGGCTTCTACCCGTCGCTACAGCACAGCTTCGAAGAGTCGGCGAGCCAGACCCAGAATCAGATGCTGGTCTGCTGCACGCGGAACAACGTCGATAAACAGGGCAACGTCATCCTACAACTTATCGATAACCAGGTCGGGGGCGTGGCGATCGTGCCCGCCAGTACGCCCCCGACTCCTGGTTATCAAATCCGTCAGCTGCAGAAAGCGGGAATTCCCGTGGTACTCTGCCATCGTCCGGTGGAAGGTATTACTGCGCCGCTGCTGGGACTCCCCTTTCGCGAAATTGGCCGACTGGCAGGAGACGCGCTGGTGGAACAGGGACACCGCCGTTGCGGGTTCTTCGCCCCGCACCGTACACGGACAACCGATTTATATCTGGAGGGATTCCAGCAGGCCCTGGCCGACGTCGGCTGCACACTAGCAGAGGAACACAGTTATTTTGGTGCCCCCGGCGTGATCGACATGCAGGAACTGGATGCGGAGATCGCGTCCACACTGCAGCAGATGCTGGAACGGCCCGATCGTCCGACGGCCATCTTCACATCGTTCGATTCGATGGCCGAACGGATTTATCTACACCTGACCAAAATGGGACTGCGGATGCCGGAAGATATCTCGCTGATTGGCGTGGGCGACCAGGTCCGTCACAGCGTACTGCAACAACAGATCGCTTCGGTCACCGTGGATGAAACCCGCCTGGGACATCGGGCGGCAGAGCTTTTAAACCAGATGCGAACCGGAGGCATGGCCATCGAAACCACACTGACAGAAGTCATGCCTGTCGAAGTTTACCAGGGGACGACCCTGGGACCTGTAAATACGAACGTTTGA
- a CDS encoding DUF817 domain-containing protein: MKTFLYEFWLFGIKQASACVFGGFLLAMIIITRFWYPFESLYRYDFLFLAAVGFQIFLLAFRLESPKEAVVILIFHIVATIMELFKTSDGIKSWQYPEPFVIGIGNVPLFAGFMYSAVGSYIARVWRIFDFRYSSYPPLWTTVALVTLIYINFFSHHYVTDIRWLLIIASLVMFGRVQIYFRMDRIHRHMPLVVGWLLVALFIWFAENISTFANVWVYPTQQHHWQLVSITKLVAWYLLMLLSFVLVSLVNRPTIMPPALLEEEQTAN, from the coding sequence CTGAAAACATTCCTGTATGAATTCTGGCTCTTCGGTATCAAACAGGCCTCGGCCTGTGTCTTCGGCGGGTTCCTGCTGGCGATGATCATCATCACCCGCTTCTGGTACCCTTTCGAATCGCTCTACCGTTACGATTTCCTCTTCCTGGCCGCCGTCGGTTTCCAGATCTTCCTGCTCGCCTTTCGTCTGGAGTCACCCAAAGAGGCGGTCGTGATTCTGATCTTTCACATCGTCGCGACCATCATGGAACTCTTCAAAACCTCCGATGGCATTAAGTCCTGGCAGTATCCCGAACCGTTCGTGATCGGCATCGGCAATGTCCCCCTGTTTGCCGGCTTCATGTACAGCGCGGTCGGAAGTTACATCGCCCGCGTCTGGCGGATCTTTGACTTTCGCTATTCCAGCTATCCGCCGCTCTGGACCACGGTCGCGCTGGTGACGCTGATTTACATCAACTTTTTTTCACACCATTACGTCACCGACATCCGCTGGCTGCTGATTATCGCCAGCCTGGTCATGTTCGGCCGCGTGCAGATCTATTTTCGCATGGACCGCATCCACCGGCACATGCCCCTGGTCGTCGGGTGGCTGCTCGTCGCGCTCTTTATCTGGTTTGCCGAGAACATTTCAACGTTTGCCAATGTCTGGGTTTACCCCACGCAACAGCACCACTGGCAACTCGTCTCCATCACCAAGCTCGTCGCCTGGTATCTACTGATGCTGCTCAGCTTCGTCCTGGTCTCCCTCGTCAACCGCCCGACAATCATGCCCCCCGCACTCCTGGAAGAAGAGCAAACAGCGAACTAA